cttgctagtgtatgcaatggtgtcatcgtttggaggctaattatgggatggatccctggatatggcagtctctagatggtccatccttttgtctcagctccaaactttgtctctgtaactccttccatgggtgattttttccaattctaagaaggggcaaagtgtccacactttggtcttcattcttcttcagtttcatgtattttgcaaattgtatcttatatctcgggtatactaagtttctgggctaatatccacttatcagtgagtacatatcatttgaattcttttgtgattgtgttacctcactcaggatgatgccctccaggtaaaaccatttgcctaggaatttcataaattcattccttttaatagctgagtagtactccattgtgtaaatgtaccacattttttgtatccattcctctgttgaggggcatctgggttgtttccagcttctggctattataaataaggctgctatgaacatagtggagcatgtgtccttcttaccggttgggacatcttctggatatatgcccaggagaggtattgtgggatcctccggtagtactatgtccaattttctgaggaaccaccagactgatttccagagtggttgtacaagcttgcaatcccagcaacaatggaggactgttcctctttctccacatcctcgccagcatctgctgtcacctgaatttttgatcttagccattctgactggtgtgaggtggaatctcagggttgttttgatttgcatttccctgatgattaaggatgttgaacattttttcaggtgcttctctgctattcagtattcctcaggtgagaattctttgttcagctctgagcccattttttaagggggttatttgattttctggagtccaccttcttgagttctttatatatattggatattagtcccctatctgatttaggataggtaaagatcctttcccaatctgttggtggtctttttgtcttattgacggtatcttttgccttgcagaagctttgcagtttcatgaggtcccatttgtcaattctcgatcttacagcacaagccattgctgttctattcaggaattttttcccctgtgcccatctctttgaggcttttccccactttctcctctataagtttcagtgtctctggtttatgtggagttccttgatccagttagatttgaccttagtacaaggagataggaatggattgattcgcatacttctacatgataaccaccagttgtgccagcaccatttgttgaaaatgctgtctttcttccactggatggttttagctcccttgtcaaagatcaagtgaccataggtgtgtgggttcatttctgggtcttcaattctattccattggtctacttgtctgtcactataccagtaccatgcagtttttatcacaattgctctgtagtaaagctttaggtcaggcatggtgattccaccagaggttcttttatccttgagaagagtttttgctatcctaggttttttgttattccagatgaatttgcagattgctctttctaattcgttgaagaattgagttggaattttgatggggattgcattgaatctgtagattgcttttggcaagatagccatttttacaatgttgatcctgccaatccatgagcatgggagatctttccatcttctgagatcttctttaatttctttctttagagacttgaagttcttatcatacagatctttcacttccttatttagagtcacgccaagatattttatattatttgtgactattgagaagggtgttgtttccctaatttctttctcagcctgtttattctttgtgtagagaaaggccattgacttgtttgagttaattttatatccagctacttcatcgaagctgtttatcaggtttaggagttctctggtggaatttttagggtcacttatatatactatcatatcatctgcaaaaagtgatattttgacttcttcctttccaatttgtatccccttgatctccttttgttgtctaattgctctggctaggacttcaagtactatgttgaataggtagggagaaagtgggcagccttgtctagttcctgattttagtgggattgcttccagcttctcaccatttactttgatgttggctactggtttgctgtagattgcttttatcatgtttaggtatgggccttgaattcctgatctttccaagacttttatcatgaatgggtgttggatcttgtcgaatgctttttccgcatctaacgagatgatcatgtggtttttgtctttgagtttgtttatataatgaattacattgatggatttccgtatattaaaccatccctgcatccctggaataaaacctacttggtcaggatggatgattgctttaatgtgttcttggattcggttagcgagaaatttattgagtatttctgcatctatgttcataagggaaattggtctgaagttctctatctttgttggatctttctgtggtttaggtatcagagtaattgtggcttcatagaatgagttgggtagagttccttctacttctatttgtggaatagtttgtgtagaactggaattagatcttctttgatggtctgatagaactctgcactaaacccatctggtcctgggctttttttggctgggagactattaatgactgcttctatttctttaggggatatgggactgtttagatcgttaatttgatcctgatttaactttggtacctggtatctgtctagaaatttgtccatttcgtccaggttttccagttttgttgagtatagccttttgtagaaggatctgatggtgttttggatttctacaggatctgttgttatgtctcccttttcatttctgattttgttaattagaatgctttccctgtgccctctagtgagtctagctaagggtttatctatcttgttgattttctcaaagaaccaactcctcgtttggttaattctttgaatagttcttcttgtttccacttggttgatttcgcccctgagtttgattatttcctgccgtctgctcctcttgggtgaattttcttcctttttttctagagcttttagatgtgttgtcaagctgctagtatgtgctctctctagtttctttttggaggcactcagagctacgagtttccctcttagaaatgctttcattgtgtcccataggtttgggtatgttacggcttcattttcattaaactctaaaaagtctttaatttctttctttattccttccttgaccaaggtatcattaagaagagtgttgttcagtttccaggtgaatgttggctttccattatttatgttgttgttgaagatcagccttagtccatggtggtctgataggatgcatgggacaatttcaatatttttgtatctgttgaggcctgttttgtgaccaattatatggtcaattttggagaaggtcccgtgaggtgctgagaagaaggtatatccttttgttttaggataaaatgttctgtagatatctgttaagtccatttgtttcataacttctgttagtttcactgtgtccctgttcagtttctgtttccacgagctgtccattgatgaaagtggtgtgttgaagtctcccactattattgtgtgaggtgcaatgtgtgctttgagctttactaaagtgtctttaatgaatgtggctgcccctgcatttggagcctagatattcagaattgagagttcctcttggaggattttacctttgatgagtatgaagtgtccctccttgtcttttttgataactttgggttggaagtcgattttatacgatattagaatggctactccagcttgtttcttcagaccatttgcttggaaaattgttttccagcctttcactctgaggtagtgtctgtctttttccctgagatgggtttcctgtaagcagcagaatgttgggtcctgtttgtgtagccagtctgttagtctatgtctttttattggggaattgagtccattgatattaagagatattaaggaaaagtaattgttgcttcctattatttttgtttttagagttggctttctgtttttgtggctgtcttctttttggtttgttgagggattactttcttgctttttctagggcgtgatttccatccttgtattggtttttttctgttattatcctttgaagggctggattcgtggaaagataatgtgtgaatttggttttgtcgtggaatactttggtttctccatctatggtaattgagagtttggccgggtatagtagcctgggctggcatttgtgttctcttagtgtctgtataacatctctccaggctcttctggctttcatagtctctggtaaaaagtctggtgtaattctgataggcctgcctttatatgttacttgacctttctcccttactgcttttaatattctctctttatttagtacatttattgttctgattattatgtgtcgggagaaatttcttttctggtccagtctatttggagttctgtaggcttcttgtatgttcatggccatgtcattctttaggtttgggaagttttcttctataattttgttgaagatatttgctggccctttaagttgaaaatcttcattctcatccactcctattatccgtaggtttggtcttctcattgtgtccgggatttcctggatgttttgagttaggatctttttgcgttttgtattttctttgattgttgtaccgatgttctcagtggaatcttctgcacctgagattctctcttccatctcttgtattctgttgttgatgcttgcatcgatggttccagatttctttcctagggtatctatcaccagtgttgcctcactttgggttttctttattgtgtttacttccctttttatgtcttggatggttttattcaattccatcacctgtttggtcgtgttttcctgcaattctttaaggaatttttgtgtttcctctttaaggtcttctacctgtttagctgtgttctcctgtatttctttaagtgagttattaaagtccttcttgatgtcctctaccatcatcatgagatatgcttttaaatccgggtctagcttttcaggtgtgttggggtgcccaggactaggtggggtgggagtgttgcattctgatgatggtgagtggtcttgatttctgttagtaggattcttatgtttgcctttcgccatctggtaatctctgaagctagttgttatagttgtctctggttagagcttgttcctcaggtgattaagttagcctctatcagcagacctgggagactaggtctctccttagtttcagtggtcagagtactctctgcaggcaagctctcctcttgcagggaaggtgcccagatatctggtgttcgaacctgcctcctggtagaagttgtgttccactcaccagagttcttaggATCCCCTGGGGGATcatgtgtgggtccttgcgggtgtctggaggcTCTgtgggcaaggcaccccggtgctggagtggaccagaagggacttgagccctgaATCCAGTTCTTTAGAGGTGGAACTATCTTGGCTTAAGTAATATAGCCCTTGGCAGATGAAGAGAAGTCACCCAGAAGTTCCAGGTTACACTCAGTTATATTGTATGTTTTAGGCCAACTGGGTTGGATCCATGACATACTTTcagcaaaagaaataataaaagtattttcaaagtCCTAAAAGTAGAGTGGAACATAATTAGGAAAACAAACACAGCCAGCAAAGAGGACAGGGCAATGGGGCATGAGGAATACCAAGGTCTATGTTACACATGTCTGAGAATGACATCAAGAAACTAAAGGAGAAGAGAACAAATGTAGGGGGAGCGGCCTTTGGGAGATATTTTCCAAAACCTTTACTCAGTAGAGCAGACAGAACCATCACAGGTCTGTCGTCCTGTCACTGAACATAATTTGCCAATGGATGTCAAAATATTCTTACAGTAATTGCATTGATCTAACAATTAAATGGTTAGAAAATTCAATGAAGATACAAATGAAAAAGTATGATAAACTCACACATCATAGCTCAGGGCTATAGAGCAAGTACAGCAGTCACCAGACTGCCTAAGACCAGGACTCTTACATatagtcaataaataaatgaataaatatagacATAGCAAAAGAACAGGCTGTGTTGTGTCCTTGAGCTGTAGAGTTTGTCTAGTATGTGAGAGGATGAGCTCTAACAGGGGagtgaagggagaaaggagagagagactaGAGCCTAGAAAACAATTTCAAGTCTcagacacatataaatataacaaatGCTGAAAAATGCCACTTAGAAATCAAGCAGATCTGAGCTTATCATTTTCAACACAAACAAAGGATTTAATTCTGAAAGTTTTTCTCCTTCCAAATGGCGTGTGTGGATGCACTACTGTTCTCAGACATAATTCAATCacgccaggctagccttgaggtCACTGTGTATCCACACTGGTCTAGTTGTCACTTCGTAgccggctggccttgaactcataatggTACTGTTATCTGCTCCCAAACTCTGGGGTTGTGGATGTTCTAAACTATTCACAGGAATACTTTTTGATGTTTCTGGGGATCCAATCCATTGACCTCCAGCATTCTAGGAAAATACTCAATCACCCATGTATTTTCCCACACCAATTATCTCCTTCAAGATAATACAAATTTAAGGTCGATTTTCTAATGGGAAAATAGTCACATAAAAATAACTTAGTTACTGGGCactgatggcacacgcctttaatcccagcacttgggaggcagaggcaggcagatttctgagtttgagtccagcctggtctacagagtgagttccaggagagtcagggatacacagagaaaccctgtcccaaccCACCCCCTaccaaataagtaagtaagtaaataaataaataaaatttgttacTGGCTTTAAATACTAAGCTTTTCCTCCAAGGTACAAAAGAAGATTCATTTTGATAATTTccattttcatcttattttataaataaagagaATTTCTTGGTGTGGGTGGGACAAAGAGGTGACAAAAACCTGACTTGGGTGGGAAAATAACGATACCACAAATAAAGGCAATACAAACCAAAGGAACCTCCAAGGACTGATTCTTTCTCTAAACCACCAGAACGGCCAAAATTCCCCGCCACACCACCCTACGTGCCTCCAGAAACACAcgatcttacacacacacacacacacacacacacacacacacacacacacacacaggtttctAGATGGGAGTGGAAGAAAGAATTCATGACAAAAGGGCAGAGGGCGGGAAAATAATTGTTGCACGTGATGCCACAAATAAAGGAAAGGTAAACCATAAGTATATTCAAGGGATGATAGCCTTCTTTTGAACCCGGGAAAGCCCAACACTCATTCCCCCTGCCaacacctctccccctcccctcgccCAGCATACTGGTCATTAGGCCCCGCCTTTCCGGGGCGGAGCTTCCTTAGAAGGCAgacacatataaagaactcaaatccTTTCCCAGTCAACACTTCTGATCAGCTAGTTCTTCTGATCACACCTGCTCTCTCCCAGAGTGCCCAGAGTCTCCTGTAAAAGCCTCCACACAACAGTTGTACCTGCAAGAAGTACAGCTCACAGGTCCAGCATCAGCATCGCATCTCTTTGGTCACGAACTACCAACTGCCCACATCACCCAAAATTGTGGATATGAAGCCCTGCAGCACCAGCACTGACCCTGAACCCAATCCTGCCGAGTGCCCTCGACTCCACCTAGACCAGCCTGCTCAACACGACCTGGAAATACCTATGGGGACTTCCAGCGACGAGCTCACCTCCGTGGTATTCCTGGCCTCTAGCTCTGTCCTGCAGCTGTCCCTGGATGACTTCGACCTGCACTTTGAGCCCCAGCCCAACTCGATCCTGCAATTGTCGCTCCCAGGACACACCATCCTCGTGGTTCCCGAAGGCCTCCAGGACTCCACTTGGCCAGGACATCCTGAGTTCTCCCTTTCCCGCCCGCTTGCATCCCCTCTCCTGAACATGCCCCGGGACCTTATAGTCATCCAGCCAGAATCCTTCAGTGCTTCAGTAAGAGACAGGGAGGGCTTGGAATGTGCCTCTCCCTCAGGGATGCCATGGATGAATGATCCAGATGGCCTGGACCCAGAACTTGATctctcattttcttcattagaTGGCTGTAGTCCTTCAGCCTCTCCTGGGGCAGAGAGTTTTGCTTCGGGGTCCACCTGGAGCCTCCAAAGTAGCATGCTGGAGCCGCTTCCAGACTCACCACTGCaacctctccctccatctcctccttccaACCACCAAGAACAGAGCCCTCTGAGTCCCGTGAGACCTAATCGCCCTCCATGCAAGGCTAGGAGGCACCTCCTCTTCTAGGAAAAATTCAGTGCTCCAGCAACACACAGCCAAATGGACAATTAATTGCATGGACGTCCAGACCTCCTGGGACACCCAACAACCTAATGTTGAGCCTGTGTGCACACAGTGCTTTCTGCTGCACTCTAGAGACAGGAGATAAAGACTTCAAGAAGAGTGGAGACACTACAGCACAActtggaagtttaaaaaaaaaaaaatctgcctttgAAAACCAAAAGATGGATTGTCAATCTTCAGGCTTCATCTCAAAACCTTCCATTGTCACCTGATGTGTATTGGTGGATCCCAGTAAGTACCCTGTGAGCCTCCCCTGTTTCCTGGAAACAAAAAACCACTGGTTTTGCTGCCAGTGTCTGTCCATGACTGAGTGAAGACTTGTCCTGGTCGGTTCAAGCTGCTCTCCTTGGAAACTGACTATACCACAGGAGGATTAGATGGTTCCAGCCCTGAATGGATGCTGCTGCTTCACTTCTTCTCATCCATCCCTCCGCCTGCTGGAGTGGTCTTCACCGGTCAGTCTCCTGAGATGATGAGAGACTTGATGCAGATTGTCACTAGCTGCTTTCAGTATTCACTGGATGGATCTCTCTTTTTGACTGACGTTCTCACAGTGACTTTAGCATGAGGCTCACGGGAAGAGTTTGGGTTACTGTTCTTCCAaattgtttagtttggttttttttttctcctgtaaaCTTGTATGAAAGTTTCAGTCATTATTGAATCGGCCTCAGCATGTGTGGAAATAAAATATTACCTGTAAAGTTTAAGCCTATGAGATAATTTTGTTTTCCTAAAGCTTTTACCGTTTATGACATCACAGGGGAAAGCATAAAGATGCACTTAACCACTACTTCCTTAAAGAGGAGTTCTGGGAGTGACTCGCCAGCTGCCTGGTTCTGGATGGGAGGCCGGGGCCAGACTCAGAAGCCTGTTATTGGAGTAGAATCTTGAACAAATGCTATGTGTCCCTGAGACCCAAGTCACAGCTAAGGTTTGGAAGGGGACATGGAGATGCTGGGAAggacagtgggagtgggggtggggggcggagtGGTTGGTGGTGCCTCTGCAGTTCTGTCCCATACCAGTTCACCCTACAACAGTCAGCCAACCCAACTGTAGTGTCAGCAGGGGCTTCCCTGCCTTGATAGGAGCTTCTAAGTCCTTTGGGGGACTCTCCCACTTCAGTGATTTGAATACCCATGGTCCCCATAGGTTCTTGTATTTAAATGCTTGGTTGTTAGGAAGTGGTGTTACTTAAGAGGggttaagaggtatggccttgttggaggaagtgtgccacagagggtgggctttggggtttcaaaagatCAAGCCAGCCCCTCAGACCCTGATGAAGAATTCTCACCCTCCTCTCCAGCGAAGTGTCTtcctgtgtgccaccacgcttcccaccatgacaataaagtAAGCTCTGAAAGTATGCAAGTCCCAATTGTACTCTTTCTTTGATAAGAATTGCtaccatggtatctcttcacagcaacagaacaccgACGAAGACACCTCCTTCCATCAAAGTTTTCACTAAATGACTTTAGTTCTCCACATGGTCTATGAGGGCAGGGACAATTTTTGGTCAGAGTAGCCAGTGATAGCCCTGGGCCTGGCACATACACTTGGGAAATACTAATCAGTGCAGGCATGGATGAATGATAACAGAGAGGACATTCTGGAAGCCTGCCAGAGGTCAAGTATTCCTTTGAGGGCTCTTTGGAGTACAACTGACTGATGTTAGGTGGTCTGGTCCTGATTGTGTCTTGACTTCCACATTGATTTTGTAATTGGCTCCTGATCCAACTCACACTCAAGCAAGAGTGACTCCCAGTGATCCTCTCTCTGGCTTTAGAGCCAAGCTGGgataagaagaagaaggagagggggagggagaagaagaagaagaagaagaagaagaagaagaagaagaagaagatgaaatcTGTGGTCAGGGAGCTGCCCATGTCTCGTTACCTATCCCAGCAACCCAGATGAGCTGCAATCGTCCTCCAATTCACATGTGAAGCCAAAACATCCCAGGCCTGGTTTTATTTTCCCTCCTAAGCCCTTACACTTCCCCAACTGGGGTCTTTCTGAAATCCTAGCTGTCTGTCCCCCAAGTGGAATGTGCCATACAGAGCCTGAAGTGGGATTAcggtagaaataaataaaagattagcTTCCGAGATCCAGGACTAAATAAAGGATTGGGTTCTTGGTGGTTGGGAGATAAAAGAAATTTGAGGGCTGGTTCATGGATGAACCCATTCAGAAGTAGTTTGGGGCAGTGGTAGGATCAGATGCTCAGCTCTCCCTGGGTCACTCTAAGCCACATTCACTGCCCACCCCAGCCATCTGGTTTCACTTGTGAGAAAGGAAACACAGGCTAAGGCAGTTAGGAGCCCAAAACGATTCTGAAGGGAGTGTGGGGAAAGCTAGGTGGTGACTGTAGGAGGCACTTCCAGGTGTGCCATCCAGGTAACCCTTCCCTTCACAAGAACACTCCAGAACATCCCTCACCACCTAAGACCAAGCAAAAGCAGTCATGTGACTCAGGCTAGGCCTACGCTAACCCAAATTTAATAGTGTCCTGCTTGTCCTAGGTCCTGGTAGACTTATTATAGCTTAGAAGAGTCTATGAGGCTGATGCAGTGGAGTACCTAGATGAGGGGAGAGAGCGCCATAGAAGAActcagggagaaaaagaaaacaagataccATCACTGGGGATAGAAGAAAGGTCATGTGGCCATCTGATGAGTCTGTGTTCAGTGTCAGGAGATCAGAGGAATGGCAGGCTGGCCCCACTAAGCCCTGTTTCCAAAAGCAGAGAGTTGATGTGGGTCCCTGTGATAGCCTTCTCCACACGAACTGCATTACCACACACTGAATCACAAGGTTGAGAGACTTCTATTTCTAGCACATGAGGCTTTGCAAAGATCTCTATGCTCACTGAATGAAGAGAGGGGAGCAAAAAGCCCAAACAATACATTTGCTCTTTTACTTTCTACTTCTTGttttaggacacacacacacacacacacacacaccaatcagtTTCATATTTATTGCTTCTTCTTAAGGAATATGATTTAGGCTCAAGTTGGGGAGAATTATGTAAGATCCTCACAAGACAGCTGAGAATGAGTTGTATGGATAGTTTAGACCCTAAACATGCCCTAACCTTTCTGAGCCTGCCTTACAGCCCAGAGTGTAACAGCCAAGAGCATCTGTCAGCTGGGGACCTGTGACTCAGGTAGCCAGCAGAGTGTGGGAAT
This portion of the Mus musculus strain C57BL/6J chromosome 9, GRCm38.p6 C57BL/6J genome encodes:
- the Gm33778 gene encoding proline-rich protein 23A3-like, whose amino-acid sequence is MPQIKESCTCKKYSSQVQHQHRISLVTNYQLPTSPKIVDMKPCSTSTDPEPNPAECPRLHLDQPAQHDLEIPIQDSTWPGHPEFSLSRPLASPLLNMPRDLIVIQPESFSASVRDREGLECASPSGMPWMNDPDGLDPELDLSFSSLDGCSPSASPGAESFASGSTWSLQSSMLEPLPDSPLQPLPPSPPSNHQEQSPLSPVRPNRPPCKARRHLLF